Proteins encoded in a region of the Shewanella polaris genome:
- a CDS encoding NAD(P)/FAD-dependent oxidoreductase, whose protein sequence is MPSSHSHTVSNMDVDVAIIGAGPSGAIAASLLRQQGHQVVVIEKQHFPRFSIGESLLPCCMQFLEQAGMLDAVKQAGFQFKNGAAFQHQGRYTTFDFTDKFTPGPGATFQVQRADFDKLLADTAISQGVEIRFGHQVDAIDLTHNPRLTVTNDRGAQYQVNAKFVLDASGFGRVLPRLLNLEQPSNLPPRSAIFTHIEDNISDPHFDRNKILISVHPQHKDIWYWLIPFSNNRCSIGVVAEPHLLEHLSGSLEQQLLAVINEEPELKKLLSNANIVQPCATLKGYSANVTTLATNKFALLGNAGEFLDPVFSSGVTIAMQSASMAVACLHKQLYGQTVDWDNEYSAPLMQGVNTFRTYVQAWYDGRFQDVIFYQQADNKIKQMICSILAGYAWDMSNPFVKESERRLNTIVELCQEPETDVA, encoded by the coding sequence ATGCCAAGCAGTCATTCACATACAGTCAGCAACATGGACGTTGACGTTGCCATCATTGGTGCAGGCCCTTCTGGTGCCATTGCCGCAAGTCTTTTACGCCAACAAGGTCATCAGGTTGTTGTTATTGAAAAACAGCATTTTCCACGTTTTTCCATTGGCGAAAGCCTACTGCCTTGTTGTATGCAGTTTCTCGAACAAGCAGGCATGCTAGACGCCGTTAAGCAGGCTGGATTTCAATTTAAAAATGGCGCAGCATTTCAACACCAAGGACGCTACACCACCTTTGACTTTACCGATAAATTTACCCCAGGCCCTGGGGCTACGTTTCAAGTTCAACGGGCAGATTTTGATAAACTCCTAGCCGACACAGCTATCAGTCAAGGGGTTGAGATCCGTTTTGGTCATCAAGTTGATGCGATTGATTTGACTCATAATCCTCGCTTAACGGTAACGAATGACCGAGGTGCACAATATCAAGTGAATGCTAAATTTGTGCTCGATGCTAGTGGTTTTGGCCGAGTATTACCGCGATTACTGAACTTAGAGCAGCCATCAAATTTACCGCCACGAAGCGCCATTTTCACCCATATTGAAGACAACATTAGCGATCCCCATTTTGATCGTAATAAGATCTTAATCAGTGTTCATCCTCAACATAAGGATATCTGGTACTGGTTAATCCCTTTTAGCAATAACCGTTGCTCAATTGGCGTGGTAGCCGAGCCGCATTTACTCGAGCATTTATCCGGGAGCCTTGAACAACAATTGTTAGCGGTAATTAATGAAGAGCCAGAGCTAAAGAAGTTACTGAGTAATGCCAATATTGTTCAACCTTGTGCGACACTCAAAGGTTATTCGGCCAATGTCACCACCTTAGCAACCAATAAGTTTGCTTTACTGGGTAATGCTGGCGAGTTCCTTGACCCAGTATTTTCATCAGGGGTGACAATTGCAATGCAGTCAGCATCAATGGCTGTCGCCTGTTTACATAAACAATTGTATGGTCAAACAGTCGATTGGGATAACGAATACTCTGCACCATTAATGCAAGGGGTTAACACCTTTAGAACCTATGTCCAAGCTTGGTATGACGGACGCTTTCAAGATGTCATTTTCTATCAACAAGCTGACAACAAGATTAAACAAATGATTTGCTCAATTTTAGCGGGCTACGCTTGGGACATGAGTAACCCGTTTGTAAAAGAGTCCGAAAGACGCCTCAATACCATTGTTGAATTATGTCAGGAGCCAGAAACCGATGTTGCTTAA